The Fuscovulum sp. sequence TGACCCACCGCATCGACTGGGTCTTCACCCGCTCGGGCATGCCGCTGCGCATCACCGCCGAATATGAACACTGGCGCCGGGTCGAAGATGCCGAAGGCGTGGGCGGCTGGGTGCATTACGCGCTGCTCTCCGGTGTCCGCTCGGTGCTGATCGCCGCCGACATGGCAGAATTCCACAGCACCCCGCAGGATGAGGCCGAGGTGACATTCAAGGCCGAACGCAATGTCGTGGGCTGGGTGCAGGAATGCCTGCCCGACTGGTGCCGCCTGTCCGTCGATGGCGAACGGGGCTGGGTGCGCAAGACCGCGCTCTGGGGCGTCTCGCCCACCGAAACCATCGAATAACCTGTTGCGAGTCGCTTGCGCTTGATTGTGGGGGCCGCGCTGCGATAGCGGGCGGCAAACCCCTGCCGGAGGCGCGACAATGCCCCTACCCACCTTGGTCCGCATGAACATCTCGGCAGGGCTGGCCTCTGTCCTCGTGGCCGGCACCCTTGTGGGGCTAAAGCTGTGGGGGCTTGGCCTGACCGGGTCACTGTCGGTCGC is a genomic window containing:
- a CDS encoding SH3 domain-containing protein, whose translation is MMVLARVALAGAIVGAVVGWASMAPAQDVTRPMPRPEGLVQAAAVTAPPATPEAAPALAAPGPAPSTEPTPAVAANPPTPRDPNLGTVTNLPLPRFVSLKGNEGNARRGPGLTHRIDWVFTRSGMPLRITAEYEHWRRVEDAEGVGGWVHYALLSGVRSVLIAADMAEFHSTPQDEAEVTFKAERNVVGWVQECLPDWCRLSVDGERGWVRKTALWGVSPTETIE